One Planctomycetaceae bacterium DNA window includes the following coding sequences:
- a CDS encoding 50S ribosomal protein L11 methyltransferase gives MLRSLSQFLKTYLSPRPLTGPRIALFQALLSLSVLTFAGCQDTGVKQVEISHPFENDASQTVSADAASTGETNHTASIGSNTPLPGETAPIITRWVDVPQLPVSLAIFESVFWEPDDTRSLRAMIQTTNLVQGKKVLEVGTGSGLISLCCLKFGAAQVVATDINPAAIQNAIFNAGELGLSENLECRLVPRRAPGAWTVLRDGERFDLIISNPPWENQTPTTVADFALYDPNFELLKSLVHGAQDRLQPGGRMLLAYGCVSAIRRIESECRNQGLQFSILDDRQLDQLPEVFLPGMLMEISVPDRPPGEQVGSGN, from the coding sequence GTGCTGCGTTCGTTGAGCCAGTTTCTCAAAACATATCTGTCTCCGCGTCCTTTAACGGGTCCGCGGATCGCTTTATTTCAGGCCCTGCTTTCGTTGTCCGTCCTGACGTTCGCCGGATGTCAGGATACTGGGGTGAAGCAGGTCGAAATCTCGCATCCGTTTGAAAATGATGCGAGTCAAACCGTTTCTGCAGATGCGGCGTCCACGGGCGAAACGAACCACACGGCTTCGATCGGCTCAAACACTCCGCTCCCCGGCGAAACGGCCCCGATCATCACGCGATGGGTTGATGTGCCTCAGTTACCAGTGAGCCTTGCAATATTTGAATCGGTCTTCTGGGAGCCGGACGACACCCGCAGCCTGCGTGCAATGATTCAAACAACCAACCTGGTACAAGGTAAAAAAGTGCTCGAAGTTGGAACAGGCAGCGGGCTCATCTCACTTTGCTGCCTGAAATTCGGGGCGGCCCAGGTCGTCGCTACCGACATCAATCCCGCCGCAATTCAGAACGCAATCTTCAACGCAGGAGAACTGGGGTTATCAGAAAATCTCGAATGCCGGCTCGTGCCGCGTCGCGCTCCCGGTGCCTGGACAGTTCTCAGAGATGGTGAGCGTTTTGACCTGATTATCTCAAACCCACCCTGGGAAAATCAGACACCAACGACGGTGGCAGATTTTGCACTCTATGATCCGAATTTCGAACTACTCAAGTCCCTCGTACACGGGGCGCAAGATCGACTGCAACCCGGAGGTCGAATGTTGCTGGCTTATGGCTGCGTTTCCGCAATTCGCAGGATTGAATCGGAGTGCCGCAACCAGGGGCTTCAATTCAGCATACTGGACGACCGGCAGCTGGATCAGTTGCCCGAAGTCTTTCTTCCCGGCATGCTGATGGAGATTTCCGTTCCCGATCGACCGCCCGGGGAACAAGTGGGCTCCGGGAACTGA
- a CDS encoding HDOD domain-containing protein: protein MTTVGDGKFSWKALRAETIDAFDPDHLPKSIELPALPHAVSEFVEKAANPDFDIKVLSAIVERDSGLTVELLKHVNSASYALRAPVRSVKDAVMHIGINAAKMYLLAAGMRAASRAIKSKLINQRNFWNESLQRALFARELARKLKLDSGLAFLGGLLQDFLLPVLTNHFDGDYISYMSTDFMDGRDLCDWEQERFGWNHASAGAYCAARWHFPDDLLCAIHFHHSLNTTLEPRGPEFFKLFPVAMSGLLPDQLRQTQYGFRELIQVDKRSASIGLEEICRVVDEEQMRLAEGYEIPNHLSNVLADTRRKMALDSAMAG, encoded by the coding sequence GTGACTACTGTTGGGGACGGAAAATTCAGCTGGAAAGCACTTCGTGCCGAGACCATCGATGCGTTTGATCCCGATCACCTTCCGAAATCGATCGAACTTCCCGCATTGCCGCACGCCGTAAGTGAATTCGTTGAGAAGGCTGCGAACCCGGATTTTGACATCAAGGTGCTTTCCGCCATCGTCGAACGGGATTCCGGATTGACGGTTGAGCTGCTCAAGCATGTCAATTCAGCCTCATACGCATTGCGCGCACCTGTGCGATCCGTCAAAGATGCTGTCATGCATATCGGAATTAACGCAGCGAAAATGTATCTGCTTGCTGCCGGGATGAGAGCTGCATCCCGCGCCATTAAGTCAAAGCTCATCAATCAACGCAATTTCTGGAATGAATCGCTGCAGCGCGCGCTGTTTGCTCGAGAACTGGCACGAAAACTGAAACTTGACTCTGGCCTCGCATTCCTGGGAGGACTGCTGCAGGACTTTCTTCTGCCGGTGCTGACAAACCACTTCGACGGCGACTACATCAGTTACATGTCCACTGATTTCATGGACGGTCGGGATCTGTGTGACTGGGAGCAGGAACGATTCGGGTGGAATCATGCGTCAGCAGGAGCCTACTGTGCGGCTCGATGGCACTTTCCGGATGACCTGCTTTGTGCCATCCATTTTCATCATTCACTGAATACGACTCTGGAACCTCGCGGGCCGGAATTCTTTAAGCTTTTCCCGGTGGCCATGTCTGGCCTTCTACCCGACCAGCTTCGCCAAACGCAGTACGGCTTTCGCGAACTGATTCAGGTGGACAAACGAAGCGCCTCCATTGGCCTCGAAGAGATCTGTCGAGTTGTCGATGAAGAACAGATGCGTCTCGCTGAGGGGTATGAAATCCCCAATCATCTTTCTAATGTACTCGCAGATACCCGCCGAAAAATGGCGCTGGACTCAGCAATGGCGGGTTAA
- a CDS encoding CAP domain-containing protein translates to MASVSDALELRQLLTAVSMTDQEQLLLELVNRARANPQAEANRYGVALNQGLDPGQISTAAKQPLAPHQSLTNAAGLHSQDMINRDFFDHTNPDNLTEVDRGQAAGYPTAAIGENIAWEGTTGVLDNNAAVYLQHEALFLSPGHRANMLHIPYEEIGVGIRYGKFLDAGTNYNAILVTENFGIRSVNPFITGVAYTDTDGDNFYSIGEAIRSGTVTATEATSGLTYTADIGVSGGYGMIVPAGVYSVVINYTANGTQFTGQKAVSVGSNNVKVDFKASETTSAAVTIALGASTISETGSTTLTLTRSGATTSPLLINLSSSDTSDATLPASVTIPAGQAGAQVTVTGVADTSIDGNQTVTISAFPAGLATRTTTLTVTDASVPVIPGGIIDTNSTMPTITWNAMDNATRYAVWANYASGPTNGIINVSNISTNSYTPTTELGIGVYWIWVRGFTSSNAASAWSTPKMMRVKTPPSITGAANRTVTDPDFSVSWEALPGAAYYDVWVDQLSTSTSAYFRNSHVNGTSVDLTGFEPGKYGIWVRGFTARGDVGNWSPRTTITVAPTAQNVNVTAASVTSTPTLNWDAIPGMSTYAVWVNNPQRERLRLSIRRELPQTVSNCLRFPPDRTSHGFRALMLPTINTHGARHIASRSGSQQRY, encoded by the coding sequence ATGGCCAGTGTCAGCGACGCCCTGGAACTCAGACAGCTGCTGACGGCTGTTTCGATGACGGATCAGGAGCAACTGCTGCTGGAGCTGGTCAATCGCGCACGGGCCAATCCGCAGGCAGAGGCAAATCGATACGGCGTCGCACTGAATCAGGGGCTTGATCCCGGTCAGATTTCTACCGCCGCCAAACAGCCTCTGGCACCTCATCAAAGCCTGACCAACGCGGCGGGTCTCCATTCTCAGGACATGATCAACAGAGACTTTTTTGATCATACGAACCCTGACAATTTGACTGAAGTCGATCGGGGACAAGCGGCTGGATATCCGACCGCAGCCATCGGCGAAAACATCGCATGGGAAGGCACAACCGGAGTACTGGACAACAACGCTGCGGTCTATCTGCAGCATGAAGCGTTGTTCCTGAGTCCAGGGCATCGGGCCAATATGTTGCATATACCTTACGAAGAAATTGGCGTTGGTATTCGCTACGGTAAGTTTCTGGATGCAGGTACCAACTACAACGCGATTCTGGTGACAGAGAACTTTGGGATTCGCAGCGTCAATCCATTCATTACGGGTGTCGCTTACACGGATACAGACGGCGATAATTTCTATTCAATTGGCGAGGCCATTCGATCGGGCACGGTGACCGCTACAGAGGCAACCAGCGGTCTCACCTACACGGCTGACATCGGCGTTTCCGGTGGCTATGGAATGATCGTGCCCGCCGGCGTCTATTCGGTGGTGATTAACTACACAGCCAACGGAACGCAATTCACCGGACAAAAGGCGGTCTCAGTCGGCAGCAATAACGTAAAGGTCGATTTCAAAGCCTCGGAGACCACTTCGGCAGCGGTGACCATTGCGCTTGGGGCTTCAACGATTTCGGAAACAGGCAGTACCACCCTGACGTTAACGAGAAGCGGAGCCACAACGTCACCACTGTTGATCAATCTCTCGTCGTCTGACACATCAGATGCGACCCTGCCAGCGTCAGTAACCATCCCTGCAGGCCAAGCCGGCGCTCAGGTGACCGTAACCGGCGTCGCTGATACATCGATTGACGGAAATCAAACGGTCACCATTTCTGCTTTTCCTGCCGGTCTGGCAACGCGGACGACGACGTTGACTGTCACTGATGCTTCCGTCCCTGTCATCCCCGGTGGAATCATCGATACCAATTCTACAATGCCCACGATTACCTGGAATGCGATGGACAACGCAACCCGGTACGCAGTATGGGCGAACTACGCTTCCGGGCCAACAAACGGAATCATTAACGTATCGAACATCTCCACGAACAGTTACACGCCGACAACGGAGCTTGGCATTGGCGTGTACTGGATCTGGGTGCGGGGTTTCACGAGTTCTAACGCGGCATCAGCGTGGAGCACTCCAAAAATGATGCGGGTCAAAACGCCGCCCAGCATTACCGGAGCTGCAAATCGAACAGTAACCGATCCTGACTTCTCGGTTTCGTGGGAGGCTCTGCCCGGGGCAGCATACTACGACGTCTGGGTTGATCAGCTCTCGACTTCGACGAGTGCGTATTTTCGCAACAGTCATGTCAACGGAACTTCCGTGGATCTGACAGGATTTGAACCTGGTAAATACGGCATCTGGGTCCGCGGATTTACAGCACGTGGCGACGTTGGAAACTGGAGCCCTCGCACAACCATCACCGTTGCGCCGACCGCCCAAAACGTTAACGTCACCGCCGCGAGCGTGACATCAACTCCAACGCTCAACTGGGATGCCATTCCCGGAATGTCGACATATGCCGTCTGGGTCAATAACCCTCAACGGGAACGGCTGCGGTTGTCAATCAGACGGGAATTGCCACAAACAGTCTCGAATTGTCTTCGCTTCCCGCCGGATCGTACGTCGCATGGATTCAGGGCATTGATGCTTCCAACAATAAATACGCATGGAGCTCGCCATATCGCTTCGAGATCGGGATCGCAGCAAAGATATTGA
- the bioD gene encoding dethiobiotin synthase encodes MKKLLITGTDTSIGKTYTTCLLARQMRQSGLRTGIYKPVCSGSEPGRDGVRTWPDLDAIQAELSADIPLDLICPQRFHASIAPSESAKAEGEFVDESVLVEGCSAWQAYADFLLIEGAGGLLCPLTDSLSVAGFAERCQLPIVVVASNRLGMVNHTLLTIEAARSRGLQIRAVVLNQVTQPNTGEGISASEDGVDWIQSTDMTTQSSIRLIVRWAGDLPIFGCGYQGHELMPVANVPPNWQWHMAFS; translated from the coding sequence ATGAAGAAACTCCTGATCACCGGCACCGACACAAGCATCGGGAAAACTTACACCACGTGCCTGCTGGCTCGTCAAATGCGGCAGTCCGGACTGCGTACGGGAATTTACAAGCCCGTCTGTAGTGGTTCAGAACCTGGTCGTGATGGTGTGCGAACCTGGCCCGATCTGGACGCGATTCAGGCAGAACTTTCGGCGGATATTCCGCTGGATCTGATCTGTCCCCAACGTTTTCACGCTTCAATTGCTCCCTCTGAATCCGCGAAGGCAGAGGGGGAATTCGTAGACGAATCTGTGCTTGTGGAGGGATGCTCTGCGTGGCAGGCTTATGCCGATTTTCTGCTGATCGAAGGCGCTGGCGGGTTGTTGTGTCCTTTGACGGACAGCCTGTCCGTTGCCGGATTTGCTGAACGATGCCAATTGCCGATTGTCGTTGTTGCGTCAAACCGACTGGGCATGGTGAATCACACCCTGCTGACGATTGAAGCCGCCCGTTCGCGCGGATTGCAGATTCGTGCCGTAGTTCTGAATCAGGTCACGCAACCAAACACCGGCGAAGGCATATCGGCATCCGAGGATGGCGTCGACTGGATTCAATCCACAGATATGACCACGCAATCGAGTATTCGGCTCATTGTCCGATGGGCTGGCGATCTGCCAATATTCGGGTGCGGCTATCAAGGCCATGAACTGATGCCCGTTGCCAACGTGCCCCCGAACTGGCAATGGCATATGGCCTTCAGCTGA
- a CDS encoding FKBP-type peptidyl-prolyl cis-trans isomerase, with product MTLKTVSHLLAAILLAAAPFANAQEKAPKLDTSIDKVSFHIGMQIGNDLKRQGLEVAKPELIAAGIAASLAGQKSPVAQEEIRAAFEEIQKIVEAKQAEKAKVVLEAGEKFLAENKAKPGVKTTKSGLQYLVVKEGTGATPKASSTVTTHYRGTFIDGNKFDSSYEGDAPTAADQPATFPVSGVIKGWTEALQLMKVGAKYRLFIPSDLAYGPAGRPSIPPHSVLIFDLELLNVEE from the coding sequence ATGACATTAAAGACCGTATCACACTTGCTCGCAGCCATTCTTCTGGCAGCCGCACCATTCGCTAATGCTCAGGAAAAGGCGCCGAAACTGGATACCTCAATTGACAAAGTCAGCTTTCACATTGGAATGCAAATTGGCAATGATCTGAAACGACAGGGGCTCGAAGTCGCCAAACCTGAGCTGATTGCGGCTGGAATTGCAGCCTCGCTTGCCGGACAGAAGTCTCCCGTAGCCCAGGAAGAAATCCGCGCGGCATTCGAAGAAATCCAGAAGATTGTTGAAGCAAAACAGGCAGAGAAGGCCAAAGTCGTGCTTGAGGCTGGCGAGAAATTTCTTGCCGAAAACAAAGCAAAGCCAGGCGTGAAAACGACAAAGTCGGGTCTGCAGTACCTTGTGGTAAAGGAAGGAACAGGGGCAACACCCAAAGCCTCCAGTACCGTCACAACGCATTATCGAGGTACGTTTATCGATGGGAATAAGTTCGATTCTTCTTACGAAGGCGACGCGCCAACGGCCGCAGACCAGCCAGCGACATTTCCAGTGTCCGGCGTTATCAAAGGATGGACAGAAGCGCTGCAGTTGATGAAGGTCGGGGCAAAGTATCGACTGTTCATCCCAAGTGATCTTGCCTACGGCCCCGCTGGTCGCCCATCAATCCCGCCGCATTCAGTGTTGATTTTCGATCTGGAATTATTAAACGTCGAAGAGTAG
- a CDS encoding DUF1343 domain-containing protein, with protein MVAAILLLAGIVPSAVQADKPGELIAVLPRLSPERAGMDSERLNVIAEVVEEGLRQEKMPGAVVLIGRSHGIVYHQAFGDRQIDPVENPMLPDTVFDLASLTKPIATATSVAILMQRGIVDPDATVATYEPDFAQNGKESITVHQLLTHQSGLIPDNAIGDYAMGPDEAFRRINALKPIAEPGERFIYSDVNFIMLGALVKKLTGQNVHEFSQQNIFQPLRMVETGYLPGEALRARAAVTEKRDDIWMQGDVHDPRAHLLGGIAGHAGLFSTASDLARYATMMLRGGELDGVRVMNPETINQMTRAYPVPGGFRGLGWDIRTGYSSNRGDLMSHRAFGHGGFTGTGIWIDPERDLYVIFLSNRVHPNGKGSVNQLIGRVGTIAAASIFQISNVPTAPIRDASHSNVLNGIDVLQRDGFQQLSGRKVGLITNQTGINREGMTSVELLHSAENVALVALFSPEHGLQGKLDVSSIADAVDESTGLKVFSLYGDSRRPTAQSLQGIDTLVFDIQDIGCRFYTYPSTMGNAMKAAAEHGLRFVVLDRVNPLGGVVVDGPLLDKGSESFVGYHTIPVQHGMTLGEYALLLKTELEIDVDLQVIKVEGWRRSELFDRCGLTWINPSPNMRNLNQAVLYPGIGLLEMTNISVGRGTDTPFEVIGAPWIDGRKLAAHLNNSGLPGIRFVPTTFTPTASKYQGELCQGVSLIITNRSQLRAVETGVGIMLTLRSLFPEAWETKNLNRLLCNQEVLTSVLNGASLEAVTSTWKRGLNEFQNRRARILLYDESN; from the coding sequence ATGGTTGCAGCAATTTTGCTGCTGGCGGGCATTGTTCCCTCCGCAGTGCAAGCCGATAAGCCGGGAGAATTAATCGCCGTCCTTCCGCGATTATCCCCGGAGCGCGCCGGGATGGATTCGGAACGCCTGAATGTCATCGCCGAAGTCGTCGAAGAGGGTCTGCGTCAGGAAAAAATGCCAGGGGCTGTTGTGCTGATTGGTCGCAGCCACGGGATTGTTTATCACCAAGCGTTTGGCGATCGTCAAATTGATCCCGTCGAAAATCCGATGCTGCCCGATACCGTTTTTGATCTGGCATCGCTGACAAAGCCGATTGCGACTGCAACCAGCGTCGCAATCTTGATGCAGCGTGGCATCGTGGATCCTGACGCAACCGTTGCCACCTATGAACCAGACTTTGCGCAGAATGGCAAGGAGTCGATTACGGTTCATCAGTTGCTGACGCATCAGTCAGGGCTCATACCGGATAATGCCATTGGCGACTACGCGATGGGGCCGGACGAGGCGTTTCGCCGAATCAATGCCCTGAAGCCGATTGCCGAGCCAGGTGAACGTTTCATTTACAGCGATGTCAATTTCATTATGTTGGGAGCGTTGGTGAAGAAACTCACAGGACAGAACGTCCATGAATTCTCACAACAGAACATCTTCCAGCCCCTGCGAATGGTTGAGACAGGTTACCTGCCGGGCGAAGCCCTGCGTGCACGCGCAGCGGTCACAGAAAAGCGGGACGACATCTGGATGCAGGGAGATGTACACGATCCGCGAGCTCATTTGCTGGGCGGGATCGCAGGGCACGCAGGGCTCTTCTCAACAGCCTCTGACCTCGCTCGGTACGCCACCATGATGCTCCGTGGCGGGGAGTTGGATGGCGTTCGAGTAATGAACCCGGAAACGATCAATCAGATGACCAGAGCCTACCCGGTCCCTGGCGGCTTTCGCGGTCTGGGATGGGATATTCGAACCGGGTATTCGTCGAACCGCGGCGACCTGATGTCGCATCGCGCTTTTGGCCATGGTGGCTTCACAGGTACGGGTATCTGGATTGACCCGGAGCGTGACCTGTACGTGATCTTCCTCAGCAATCGTGTGCACCCGAACGGAAAGGGATCGGTCAATCAGTTGATTGGTCGTGTGGGGACAATCGCAGCCGCGTCGATATTTCAGATTTCCAACGTCCCGACCGCACCGATTCGTGATGCCAGTCATTCGAATGTACTGAATGGAATCGACGTCCTTCAACGAGATGGCTTTCAACAATTGAGCGGCCGCAAAGTCGGCCTGATCACGAATCAAACAGGAATCAACCGGGAAGGCATGACGAGCGTTGAACTGCTCCACTCGGCCGAAAACGTGGCACTGGTGGCCTTGTTCAGTCCGGAGCATGGGCTGCAGGGAAAGCTGGACGTATCCAGCATCGCCGATGCCGTTGATGAATCGACGGGGTTAAAAGTCTTCAGTCTTTATGGCGATTCCAGGCGACCAACCGCTCAAAGCCTTCAGGGAATCGATACTCTTGTTTTTGACATCCAGGACATTGGATGTCGGTTCTACACCTACCCGTCCACAATGGGCAATGCAATGAAGGCAGCCGCAGAGCACGGGCTGCGGTTTGTTGTTCTGGATCGAGTCAATCCCTTGGGCGGAGTCGTTGTGGATGGCCCGCTCCTTGACAAAGGCAGTGAGTCGTTTGTGGGGTACCACACAATTCCCGTTCAGCACGGAATGACGCTGGGCGAATACGCATTGCTGTTAAAGACGGAATTAGAGATTGATGTTGATCTACAGGTTATAAAAGTCGAAGGATGGCGACGGAGCGAACTCTTCGACCGATGCGGGCTCACATGGATCAATCCATCGCCGAATATGCGAAACCTGAATCAGGCCGTGCTGTACCCCGGTATTGGATTGCTGGAAATGACGAACATCAGTGTCGGCAGGGGAACCGACACACCGTTTGAAGTGATTGGAGCCCCCTGGATCGACGGCAGAAAACTGGCGGCTCACCTGAACAATTCGGGGCTTCCCGGAATTCGCTTCGTTCCCACGACATTTACTCCAACGGCAAGCAAGTATCAGGGCGAATTGTGTCAGGGTGTCAGTTTGATTATCACGAATCGAAGCCAACTTCGGGCAGTGGAGACCGGCGTTGGCATCATGCTAACACTGCGATCGCTGTTCCCTGAAGCGTGGGAAACAAAGAATCTTAACCGACTGCTGTGCAATCAGGAGGTATTGACTTCGGTGCTGAATGGAGCATCGCTCGAAGCAGTCACTTCAACCTGGAAACGGGGCCTTAACGAATTTCAGAATCGCCGCGCTCGTATTCTGCTGTACGACGAGTCCAATTGA
- the fhcD gene encoding formylmethanofuran--tetrahydromethanopterin N-formyltransferase, producing the protein MSVEVEDTYAEAFRSLFVEFMITARDRKWLDHAINAATGHGSSSIMCECEAGIDRYIGPGGDQTVATPDGRPGAICQLHVPRFRKDRVEALEKTLLARVSQNILTCPTTRCFSTDSDAPAYRLGRKLAYFGDGFEQLEDRFGRRMWVVPTMGGEFCIDRRFAYRDGVMGGNLWFVATSEDASLRAAELAVDACLTVPGVITPFPGGVAASGSKAGSRYKFLFASTNDPFCPTLMDREGVQSQLPRNAASVMEIIINGKDLATVSEATQAAIRAASTVDGVVKITAGNYGGRLGKSWVWLKPENHNADT; encoded by the coding sequence ATGTCGGTCGAAGTTGAAGACACGTACGCAGAGGCGTTTCGCAGCCTCTTTGTGGAATTCATGATTACCGCTCGCGACCGCAAGTGGCTGGATCATGCGATCAACGCCGCGACCGGTCACGGTTCGTCTTCGATTATGTGCGAATGCGAAGCAGGAATCGACCGTTACATTGGACCGGGAGGAGACCAGACAGTTGCGACACCGGATGGACGCCCCGGCGCAATTTGTCAGCTGCATGTCCCTCGATTTCGGAAAGACCGGGTTGAGGCACTTGAGAAAACGCTGCTGGCTCGGGTTAGTCAAAATATCCTGACGTGCCCGACGACGCGATGCTTCTCCACCGATTCGGATGCACCGGCATATCGGCTGGGACGCAAACTGGCCTACTTCGGCGACGGGTTTGAACAGTTGGAAGATCGATTCGGACGCCGGATGTGGGTTGTTCCAACCATGGGGGGCGAATTCTGTATCGATCGTCGCTTCGCATACCGCGACGGTGTGATGGGCGGCAACCTCTGGTTCGTTGCGACATCTGAAGACGCGTCCCTTCGTGCCGCCGAACTTGCCGTCGATGCCTGCCTGACAGTTCCCGGTGTCATTACGCCATTCCCGGGAGGCGTCGCCGCAAGCGGTTCGAAAGCCGGAAGTCGGTACAAGTTTCTGTTTGCCAGCACGAACGACCCATTTTGCCCGACACTGATGGACCGGGAAGGCGTGCAGTCTCAACTGCCCCGAAATGCTGCCTCCGTGATGGAAATCATCATCAATGGCAAAGATCTGGCGACGGTCAGTGAAGCAACTCAGGCTGCGATTCGAGCGGCATCGACGGTTGACGGTGTCGTGAAGATTACGGCAGGCAACTACGGCGGCAGGCTGGGGAAAAGCTGGGTATGGCTGAAGCCCGAGAATCACAATGCAGACACATGA
- a CDS encoding 5-formyltetrahydrofolate cyclo-ligase — translation MSTNISVQKLKDEMRKQAHANRNAQENKDELSRRIVGAFMSLPEYAVANTVMFYIDVRSEVRTRHDLELALQSGKTIVVPWCNAEGELELFRLMSMDELEVGMYKILEPRQDLRHLPEKQVNVEAIDLIMVPGVGFDQRGARMGHGKGYYDKLLEHARPDTPLIALAFECQLFEEIPVAAHDVFMDAVITEDRVIRGKGRK, via the coding sequence ATGTCGACCAACATCTCTGTCCAGAAACTCAAGGACGAAATGCGGAAGCAGGCTCACGCGAACCGCAATGCCCAGGAGAATAAGGATGAACTGAGCCGACGTATCGTCGGGGCATTCATGTCTCTGCCCGAGTATGCGGTTGCCAATACGGTCATGTTTTACATTGACGTTCGCAGCGAGGTTCGGACTCGCCATGACCTGGAATTGGCGCTTCAGTCAGGCAAGACGATTGTCGTGCCATGGTGCAATGCGGAAGGCGAGCTTGAACTGTTCCGTCTGATGAGTATGGATGAGCTCGAAGTCGGCATGTACAAGATTCTGGAACCACGTCAGGACCTTCGACATTTGCCCGAAAAACAAGTGAACGTCGAAGCGATTGATCTGATCATGGTGCCGGGAGTTGGGTTCGATCAGCGCGGCGCTCGAATGGGACACGGCAAGGGATACTACGACAAACTCCTCGAGCACGCTCGTCCAGATACGCCTCTGATCGCGCTGGCCTTTGAATGCCAGCTGTTTGAAGAAATCCCTGTGGCAGCGCACGACGTATTCATGGATGCAGTGATCACAGAGGACCGCGTAATTCGGGGCAAGGGCAGGAAGTAG